One region of Sphingomonas abietis genomic DNA includes:
- a CDS encoding PAS domain S-box protein — MTEETRAQAAIAANAEQFRTFAQLLPNHIWTAPPDGQLDWFNDEALAYSGAQQDDLRGHGWATLVHPDDAELATGQWATALASGNGYETEFRIRREDGAYRWHLVRALPIRDDDGNILRWVGTNTDIHERKVSQDESTTDRDRLWTISRDLMLVCTFDAEITAVNPTAKRLLGWDEAEMIGRKLSEFIHPDDIDRTGQEVASLENGGTTLAFENRFRTRAGEYRLLAWNAVPDAARIHAVGRDITEQRELAKDRERVWNLSPVLKIVADSDGRITDINPTWTRVLGWSRSETIGKRSTDFLVEDQEDWTERLRTLSESAPHVEHRTTLLSKNGQQRQVQWTIVPENGTFYGFGRDVTAEAEAAVALAEAEAALRQSQKMEAVGQLTGGIAHDFNNLLQGITGSLEIVQRRVAQGKLDDLDRFIAGASTAANRAAALTHRLLAFSRRQPLDPKPVRANQLVASMEDLLRRTIGERIELELVLAGGLWVTRCDPNQLESAILNLVINARDAMPDGGKLTIETCNAHLDSAYAARQRGVKPGQYVCVCVTDTGTGMDKDTIAKAFEPFFTTKPIGQGTGLGLSMIYGFAQQSEGYAKIYSEVGSGTTFKLYLPRFQGKSEEEEAPPELTDAHQADAGEVVLVVEDDTVVRGLIVEELRELGYAAIEAVDGPKGLDILRSKRRIDLLITDIGLPGLNGRQVADGARAVRPGLKILFMTGYAENAALASGFLEPGMEMITKPFAMEALATRIRNMLGN, encoded by the coding sequence GTGACCGAGGAAACCCGAGCACAGGCGGCGATAGCTGCAAACGCCGAGCAGTTTCGCACCTTCGCGCAGTTGCTGCCCAATCATATCTGGACGGCACCGCCGGACGGACAGCTCGACTGGTTCAACGACGAGGCACTTGCGTACAGCGGTGCGCAGCAGGACGATCTGCGTGGCCATGGCTGGGCCACGCTCGTCCATCCGGACGACGCGGAACTGGCAACCGGGCAATGGGCGACGGCGCTGGCAAGCGGCAATGGCTATGAGACGGAATTCCGCATTCGACGCGAGGACGGCGCGTATCGCTGGCATCTCGTGCGCGCGCTCCCCATTCGCGACGACGACGGCAACATCCTGCGCTGGGTTGGCACCAACACCGACATCCACGAGCGAAAAGTGAGCCAGGATGAAAGTACGACCGACCGGGATCGGCTATGGACGATCTCACGCGACCTGATGTTGGTATGCACGTTCGATGCCGAGATCACGGCAGTCAATCCGACCGCCAAGCGGCTGCTCGGATGGGACGAGGCAGAGATGATAGGCCGAAAGCTCTCGGAGTTCATCCACCCGGACGACATCGACAGGACGGGACAGGAGGTTGCCAGCCTCGAGAATGGTGGGACGACGCTGGCGTTCGAAAATCGCTTTCGCACCAGGGCCGGCGAATATCGCCTGCTCGCCTGGAACGCCGTTCCCGATGCGGCGCGTATCCATGCCGTCGGCCGGGATATCACCGAACAGCGCGAACTCGCCAAAGACCGCGAGCGGGTCTGGAACCTGTCGCCGGTCTTGAAGATAGTGGCGGACAGTGACGGGCGTATCACCGACATCAATCCGACTTGGACCAGGGTACTCGGTTGGAGCCGATCGGAGACGATCGGCAAACGTAGCACCGACTTCCTGGTGGAGGATCAGGAGGATTGGACCGAGCGCCTACGTACCCTCTCGGAAAGCGCGCCCCACGTCGAACACCGTACGACGCTGCTTTCAAAGAATGGTCAGCAACGCCAGGTGCAGTGGACCATCGTCCCCGAGAACGGCACGTTCTACGGTTTTGGACGCGATGTGACAGCCGAAGCCGAGGCGGCAGTCGCGCTCGCCGAGGCGGAAGCGGCGCTGCGCCAATCGCAAAAGATGGAAGCGGTAGGCCAGCTCACCGGCGGCATCGCGCATGATTTCAACAATCTGCTGCAGGGCATCACCGGCAGCCTCGAGATTGTTCAGCGACGCGTCGCGCAGGGGAAGCTCGATGACCTCGATCGATTCATCGCCGGCGCGTCGACCGCAGCCAATCGCGCTGCGGCGCTGACCCATCGTCTGCTCGCTTTCTCCCGCCGTCAGCCGCTCGATCCCAAGCCGGTGCGCGCGAATCAGCTCGTTGCGTCGATGGAGGATTTGCTGCGGCGGACGATCGGCGAGCGGATCGAGCTCGAGCTCGTACTCGCTGGCGGTCTATGGGTGACCCGCTGCGATCCGAACCAGCTCGAAAGCGCAATCCTCAATCTGGTCATCAATGCCCGCGACGCTATGCCAGACGGCGGAAAGCTGACGATCGAGACATGCAACGCCCATCTCGACAGCGCTTACGCAGCACGGCAGCGGGGCGTGAAGCCCGGCCAATATGTCTGCGTCTGCGTAACGGACACGGGAACCGGCATGGACAAGGACACCATCGCCAAGGCCTTCGAGCCCTTCTTCACGACCAAGCCGATCGGCCAGGGCACGGGACTCGGTCTTTCCATGATCTACGGCTTTGCCCAGCAATCCGAAGGCTATGCGAAAATCTATTCGGAGGTCGGGAGCGGCACGACGTTCAAGCTGTACCTGCCGCGCTTCCAGGGCAAGTCCGAAGAGGAGGAAGCGCCGCCCGAGCTCACCGATGCCCACCAGGCCGACGCCGGCGAAGTGGTCCTCGTCGTGGAGGACGACACCGTCGTCCGAGGCCTGATCGTCGAGGAGTTGCGCGAACTTGGGTACGCCGCGATCGAGGCGGTCGATGGTCCCAAGGGGTTGGACATCCTGCGCTCCAAACGCCGCATCGACCTGCTCATCACCGACATTGGTTTGCCGGGGCTGAATGGACGTCAGGTTGCGGATGGCGCGCGCGCGGTCAGGCCAGGTCTCAAGATACTGTTCATGACCGGCTACGCCGAAAACGCAGCACTCGCCTCGGGCTTCCTCGAACCGGGTATGGAGATGATCACCAAGCCGTTCGCAATGGAGGCGCTCGCAACGCGGATTCGCAATATGCTCGGCAATTAG
- a CDS encoding hybrid sensor histidine kinase/response regulator, translating into MTDPSLAQDIIDSSTDFAIITLDPEGLITSWNSGAEHVLGWSAEEAIGQHGRLFFTKEDQAAGSPEHEIQRARREGRALNERTHMRADGSRFWGSGLLMRRKGSPGFVKIVRDRTHEREAERRLASLMDALPGFVFEADTDGHYVQTNARYQDYTGRAHSDLLGDGWLEVVHPDHRSRTHDAWKESIRTGRSFEQTFLVAAHDGSYRCFACRGIPEAGDDGRVLRWIGTCIDVENEAKARAMLEGLNLSLEHAVTNRSAALEESHRALQSEVEERERIEEALRQSQKMEAIGQLTGGVAHDFNNLLTVILGSVDLLRRPNLSDEKRERYMSSIAETAERAAKLTNQLLAFARRQPLKAEAFDVVKRLGETGNVLQTVSGARVTIDLDVRCESCLIEADPVQFDTAMLNMAVNARDAMDGEGTLTITVEERACVPPTRGHGAVAGRFVAVSVRDTGAGIAHDDLPRIFEPFFTTKEVGRGTGLGLSQVFGFAKQSGGEIAIDSAPGRGAVFTLYLPHAEDKQKASAAPAETTPTAVTATGSGQDVLLVEDNQLVGEFAAQLIGDLGYTALWVSSAQEALALVEANPGKFDIVFTDVVMPGMSGIELAEALREKYPKLPVVLTSGYSHVLAAEGTHGFDLLQKPYTADGLAHALQKAAQSRK; encoded by the coding sequence ATGACCGACCCCAGCCTGGCGCAAGACATCATCGACAGCTCGACGGATTTCGCGATCATAACGCTCGATCCCGAAGGCCTCATCACGAGTTGGAATAGCGGCGCGGAACATGTCCTCGGCTGGTCGGCAGAGGAGGCGATCGGTCAGCATGGCCGCCTCTTCTTTACAAAGGAAGATCAGGCGGCGGGCTCGCCCGAGCACGAGATCCAGCGGGCGCGACGCGAAGGCCGCGCGCTGAACGAGCGAACACACATGCGCGCCGATGGCAGCCGCTTCTGGGGCTCGGGCTTGTTGATGCGGCGCAAGGGCTCACCCGGTTTCGTCAAGATCGTTCGAGACCGCACGCACGAGCGCGAGGCCGAACGGAGGCTGGCGAGTTTGATGGACGCGCTGCCAGGTTTCGTCTTCGAGGCTGATACCGATGGCCATTACGTCCAGACCAATGCGCGATATCAGGATTACACCGGCCGAGCCCATTCAGATCTGCTCGGCGATGGTTGGCTCGAGGTGGTGCATCCCGATCATCGCAGCCGGACCCACGACGCCTGGAAGGAATCGATCCGGACCGGCAGGTCTTTCGAGCAGACATTCCTGGTTGCAGCACACGACGGATCGTATCGCTGCTTTGCGTGCCGCGGCATTCCCGAAGCGGGCGATGACGGACGCGTCCTGCGCTGGATTGGCACCTGCATAGACGTCGAGAACGAGGCGAAGGCGCGCGCCATGCTGGAAGGGCTTAACCTGTCGCTCGAACATGCAGTGACCAACCGATCGGCCGCGCTCGAGGAATCCCATCGCGCACTCCAGTCCGAAGTAGAGGAACGTGAGCGCATCGAAGAGGCGCTGCGGCAGAGCCAGAAAATGGAAGCGATCGGTCAGCTGACCGGCGGCGTGGCGCACGACTTCAACAATTTGCTGACGGTGATCCTCGGCAGCGTCGATTTGCTGCGTCGCCCCAACCTGAGTGACGAAAAGCGCGAGCGCTACATGAGTTCGATCGCCGAGACTGCCGAACGAGCGGCCAAACTCACCAACCAGCTGCTCGCCTTCGCACGTCGCCAGCCCCTGAAGGCCGAGGCATTCGACGTCGTCAAACGCCTGGGGGAGACCGGGAACGTGCTGCAGACGGTGTCCGGGGCGCGGGTCACCATCGACCTGGATGTACGCTGCGAGTCCTGCCTGATCGAAGCCGACCCGGTCCAGTTCGATACGGCCATGCTGAACATGGCAGTGAATGCCCGCGATGCGATGGATGGTGAGGGCACGTTGACGATCACCGTCGAGGAGCGCGCTTGCGTCCCGCCGACCCGCGGCCATGGTGCAGTTGCCGGGCGGTTCGTGGCAGTGTCGGTGCGCGATACAGGTGCCGGCATAGCCCACGACGACCTTCCGCGAATCTTCGAACCCTTCTTCACCACCAAGGAAGTCGGGCGCGGCACCGGGCTCGGGCTGAGCCAGGTGTTCGGCTTCGCCAAACAATCGGGCGGCGAGATCGCGATCGACAGCGCGCCAGGACGGGGCGCCGTTTTCACGCTCTACCTGCCGCATGCGGAGGACAAGCAAAAAGCGTCCGCTGCGCCGGCCGAGACGACACCGACAGCCGTAACGGCTACAGGATCCGGCCAGGATGTGTTGCTGGTTGAAGACAATCAGCTCGTGGGCGAATTCGCGGCACAGCTGATCGGCGATCTCGGCTACACCGCCCTATGGGTGTCCAGCGCGCAGGAGGCGCTCGCGCTCGTCGAAGCAAATCCTGGCAAATTCGACATCGTGTTCACCGATGTGGTGATGCCGGGCATGTCCGGCATCGAGCTTGCGGAAGCGCTGCGAGAGAAATATCCGAAGTTGCCGGTGGTGCTGACCAGCGGATACAGCCACGTGCTGGCGGCTGAAGGAACGCATGGCTTCGACCTGCTGCAAAAGCCCTACACAGCGGACGGGCTCGCCCATGCGCTTCAAAAGGCCGCTCAATCGCGCAAATAG
- a CDS encoding DUF937 domain-containing protein, translated as MQGPHMSLLDMIETSATPGALQQIGARVGLSPEQLQSVIASVAPALAPKLAEHADNGGLDGTPTASAPPPPGTEEAAEHGNSVLASIFGSKDVSRSVAGDASAQTGIGVDKVKAVLPQLASIAAIAFLTHRASAEGGGGLGGLFASVEKGFGLP; from the coding sequence ATGCAGGGACCTCACATGTCACTACTGGATATGATCGAAACATCGGCGACGCCGGGCGCACTTCAGCAGATCGGGGCCCGCGTCGGTCTGTCACCCGAACAGCTTCAAAGCGTGATCGCAAGCGTGGCACCCGCCCTTGCGCCGAAACTCGCCGAGCATGCCGACAATGGCGGCCTGGACGGCACGCCGACCGCATCCGCTCCCCCGCCCCCGGGAACGGAGGAAGCCGCAGAGCACGGCAATAGCGTGCTCGCATCCATTTTCGGTTCGAAGGACGTCAGCCGATCGGTCGCTGGCGACGCCAGCGCGCAGACCGGAATCGGCGTGGACAAGGTCAAGGCCGTGCTTCCCCAGCTCGCGTCGATCGCCGCGATCGCCTTCCTCACGCACCGCGCATCCGCCGAGGGCGGCGGCGGGCTCGGCGGATTGTTCGCGAGCGTCGAAAAGGGCTTCGGACTCCCCTGA
- a CDS encoding Na+/H+ antiporter, whose product MLALCLALALLAKRLHLPFAVALVLGGMTVAFVPGLRRIEFEPELALALFLPPLLQLSAYRTDWPAFRTNLRPILLLALGAVLFTAIAVALIAKLLIPDLPWGAVIALGAIVAPPDAVAATAVLRSLRPPKWITTVLEGESLLNDAAALVLYRFAVGATLAGSFDLGQSALTFVLSALGGGMTGYVVGRLAMLIFARLDETVHDIALSVLASYAAYFAAEAVHASGVLGVVACGFVLRGQHHVFTAQTRLASESVWAFLEFVLTSLVFMLIGMQLRGIVGRLGHYHPWHLTILAASVSLTLILGRFLWIMPVTWIPRLLSPALKARDPAPPANHLIAISWAGMRGVVSLAAALALPVRFPGRDIIIFLAFCAILATLVLQGTTLGPLTRLLGVTEPDTDGVDQSRMAMRRHVSEAALASMQDHLDDPERGEIAKDLIAEYQDRTDQAAQLEDGSPTEAERRTRELQLRLSAVEASRARIAGSQNDFDEDAALGLTTELDLEEEQIRRELGER is encoded by the coding sequence TTGCTCGCTCTCTGCCTGGCGCTGGCGCTCCTGGCCAAGCGGCTCCATTTGCCATTCGCGGTCGCGCTCGTCCTCGGCGGAATGACGGTCGCGTTCGTTCCCGGCCTGCGGCGAATCGAATTCGAGCCCGAGCTGGCCCTCGCGCTATTCCTGCCGCCTCTCCTGCAGCTCAGTGCATATCGCACCGACTGGCCGGCGTTCCGGACAAACCTGCGGCCGATCCTGCTGCTGGCCCTTGGTGCCGTGCTGTTCACGGCAATCGCGGTTGCTTTGATCGCGAAGTTGCTGATCCCCGATCTGCCGTGGGGCGCGGTCATCGCCTTGGGGGCCATCGTCGCGCCGCCCGACGCCGTCGCTGCGACCGCGGTGCTTCGCAGTCTCCGTCCGCCGAAATGGATAACGACCGTACTCGAGGGCGAAAGCCTCCTGAACGATGCCGCGGCACTGGTCCTATACCGGTTCGCCGTGGGTGCAACGCTGGCGGGCAGCTTCGACCTCGGACAGAGCGCCCTGACTTTCGTGCTTTCAGCGCTCGGCGGCGGGATGACCGGCTATGTCGTGGGACGATTGGCCATGCTGATCTTTGCCAGGCTCGACGAGACGGTGCACGACATCGCGTTGAGCGTGCTGGCCAGTTACGCCGCCTATTTTGCAGCGGAGGCGGTGCATGCTTCGGGAGTCCTCGGCGTCGTGGCCTGCGGATTCGTCCTGCGCGGCCAGCATCACGTCTTTACCGCGCAGACGCGCCTTGCGTCGGAGTCGGTCTGGGCGTTTCTCGAATTCGTGCTGACGAGCCTGGTGTTCATGCTGATCGGCATGCAGCTCCGCGGCATCGTCGGACGCCTGGGCCATTATCACCCGTGGCACCTCACGATCCTGGCGGCGTCGGTCTCGCTCACGCTGATCCTCGGGCGTTTCCTCTGGATCATGCCCGTTACGTGGATACCGCGGCTTCTCTCCCCTGCCCTGAAGGCCCGCGATCCCGCGCCGCCGGCGAACCATTTGATCGCGATCTCCTGGGCTGGCATGCGCGGTGTCGTCAGTCTCGCAGCAGCGCTCGCATTGCCCGTGCGCTTCCCCGGCCGCGACATCATCATCTTCCTCGCATTTTGCGCCATTCTGGCAACGTTGGTGCTTCAGGGTACGACACTCGGCCCACTGACCCGCCTTCTGGGCGTCACCGAGCCAGACACGGACGGCGTCGACCAGTCGCGAATGGCGATGCGACGTCACGTCTCGGAAGCGGCGCTTGCCTCCATGCAAGATCATCTCGATGATCCCGAGCGCGGCGAAATCGCGAAGGATCTTATCGCGGAATACCAGGACCGGACCGACCAGGCGGCACAGCTGGAAGATGGCTCCCCGACCGAGGCAGAGCGCCGGACGCGGGAGCTTCAGTTGCGCCTTTCCGCCGTAGAGGCGTCACGCGCCAGGATCGCAGGCAGCCAAAACGATTTCGACGAAGACGCAGCCCTTGGCCTCACGACGGAACTCGACCTCGAGGAAGAGCAAATCCGTCGCGAGCTCGGCGAACGATGA
- a CDS encoding DUF3597 domain-containing protein yields the protein MSIFGTIMNKIFHHGQAAPAAAAAPVSPAATPAAAPAALAAASAAVAPAPAPAAAPVDVEAVLTQIASTKGESLDWQNSIVDLLKLLDMDSSLGARKELAGELNVHVGADGTAEENIALHKAVMQKLAENGGKVPDNLKG from the coding sequence ATGAGCATCTTCGGCACGATCATGAACAAGATCTTTCATCACGGCCAGGCAGCGCCGGCGGCAGCGGCTGCGCCCGTCTCGCCGGCTGCGACGCCGGCTGCCGCACCCGCCGCGCTCGCTGCAGCCTCAGCTGCTGTTGCGCCGGCTCCGGCTCCGGCGGCCGCTCCCGTCGATGTGGAGGCCGTACTCACGCAGATCGCGTCCACGAAGGGAGAGAGCCTCGACTGGCAGAACTCCATCGTCGATCTGCTCAAGCTGCTCGACATGGACTCGAGCCTTGGCGCCCGAAAGGAACTGGCCGGCGAGCTCAACGTGCATGTCGGTGCGGACGGGACAGCGGAAGAGAACATTGCCCTCCACAAGGCGGTCATGCAGAAGCTCGCCGAGAATGGCGGGAAGGTCCCGGACAACCTGAAGGGCTGA